AAAATTGTCTTGTCTTTAAATTGTCTTTAAATATCAATATAGCACTGAATGTCTGCTCTTTAGGAATGGACAGTCTGTTGTGAGGTGAAAAGGACGGGTTCTCCTCCCTTCACTACAACTCCATGTCCTGAGCCTCGTCCTCCGAAAAGTCTGACATCGAGCTCTCAGAAGAGGAGTcgccccctccttcctcctgctcctttaGAGCCTCCTCTGTAGCGTACCTTTGGATGTACTCTGAAAAAGGACACACAAGGAAGGAGACAGATGAAGAATTCCTTTGGGAATCCACCTTCAGTGCTTTTCGCATAACCAGCCGATGATTTCAGGTATGTCATGTATGTAGAAGCCTTCAGTATTCTGCTTTTCACCACTAGGCTTAGTTTTCATAGTTATCACAGAAGTATTAAAAGGTATGAGATGTGTCAGCTCAATTTGACACGAGTTGGAGAGAAATGTGTTACTTCATTGCAACATTTCTGACTTTAAGAtgccttttatttgtttaattgaAGTTTCATTCCCCAAATATAAATACCTGAAACTGCCATACgctattttttaaatctcaacCATCCTTTCAGACTTTGTCTCACACTGGTGAGATACCTTTGATCTTGTGTTTATAATCCTCTGGTCGGTGTAGGTACATGGCAGCTGCATCTCCGTTTAGAGGATCGATGGGGTTGGGATAGGCAAGCAGCTGAGGGAGGAATGACTCAAAGATGTTGGTGAGGTCTAGTGGAtatgaagaaaaagacaagtCAGTAGAGAATCATCTGAGAACACGTAGTTCTTCCATCCTACATGCAGGTCTACTATTGTCCACTAGAGGTCTCTCTTCAGTGCTCAAAcaactatactgtatatggttcCAAAgtaatgtacagtacagtatacaaATTCTTGAGTCCACATCATCTAtaaggcattttaaaaaatactctATTGCCCTCTGGCGGCAAATACTCAAAATATGCAAGCACACTGATTATTAAGACAGGAGATTAAAAGTAACGTCTAACCAGTGGGAAAGCAAAGGATAGAAAATAGGCAGATAGGAACCTCCTCACAGAAACTACACACAAGCATGAAAACTGAGAAGTGGTGACCAAACCTCTCCTTAAGACTTTTCAGGTGGAGAATGATAAGGTCAGAACGTGTGCTGCTGTTTAAATGTTCAGCGCAGAAGAGAAACATGAAGTCTGCTCTGTTCCTCAGAAGAACATAATGCATGGTACAAACATGAGATTCACAGTACAAGGTATTTATTACTCATGCTGATCATGCACCAGCTGACCAGTGATATACACTATCAGACATTGGGCAGAACTCAAGCAAAGTGAGACCACTGGACTATTGTTATTAGAGTTAAATTTATCTCCAGGGTTGTAAGGTTTGTATTTCAAAGTTTCCTTATCCACTCTCTCCACCTTAAAGAGCACCATACTCCTTGAGCAATCACATCAAAAACGATAGCAAAGTTAATCATCACAGATGAACATGAAGATGACCATCTGTGTTAATTGCTCATCGGACTGGTGTCACAACACCCACACAAAATATACCAACACAGTAATTAACAGGGTGTTATTAAGTACACAACACAGGTCTAAAAAGCAAAGATATGGATTAAATGAATGCAGAGAACCAATAAATCTCTTGTTGATCTTATCTTTTGGTGTCATCTCTTTTCACCTGTGATACCCTATCAATATTACAACTATTCAGAGAGGTTTACATTTAGAGCTACTCTCAATTCAAGAATGGAGAATATTCCTAATGGGAACGAGTTCACAACAATCTTTCAGTCTTTTCACCTTTGTGTCAATCAGCCTAAAAGCAAGTTCCGAGGGCAAGCAGCAGATATCACATTAGCATAGTGCAACCGGTTTAGGGTGCTTTCACAACTTCTATGCTTGGTAGGATCTTTCAGACCTGCAGTAAGACCTCCCAGGACCAGATCAGAGACCATCTTTGGTCTGAAAATGATAGGTGGTCTCAGCCCACATCAAACTTAATCAGTTTGTTTGCCTTAATTGTGGAAGCATGTTTTTGTATGACTCAGACTTTCAGACCAAATAAAGGAAGTTACAACAACCTACCATCATCAATCCAcaaaagaggaaggaaaacaaatggaagTTAATGAATGAGACACAGTAACtcatggagagaggaagagatgatGCGTTGTGGAGACCAGTAAAAACCAACTTCTTTAGAATATAGTTTTTACCAGGAGAATACGAGAGGAAGGGAGAATAATGACACCTGTATGTAAAAAGTTGGATGCCATCAATAACAGTGGTGTGTTTACAAATGAGgactatttttcattttatgatgACTTGGACAAAATTCTGTAAAGTAACGGACGCTGCAGCCTAGGTAGATGACTGGATTTATGGATGACATGAAAAAATCTTAAGTACACTTGGACATGTGAAATGAAATCTTACTAGAATACTTTAAATACATGATGGGTAAATAAATGGTGGGAAAGCGTCCTCAAATAAGGTGCTGTAATTGCCTGTTAGTCAGTGTATGTCATTTAATAAAGCTATCACACAATGAAACGTGGCCGTGACCTACCATAGAGAGCTGTCCATGTCTGGTTAATGACATCTAAACACACAGTTCCTGATctggaagagaaaacaaacataaaactgTGAGTACTGCAATTAAAGCATGATAGCTTGGCAAAAGAAAGAGCCGAAACAACCAGAAAGATTTCTTTGTATGGCTTGATATGATAAACAAGAGGAAGTGCCACTGTTAGCCTACTCACGCTTCATCAATGTTgggatgaaatattttattcatgaatcCTGTTTTAAAAAGAGACAATCGGTTTTAATCattgcatttttattacattagaAGGAGATTTGAAGAACTCGCCACAATAAATATTCCATACCTATTGAAGGTGATTTGAAGGGATATTTATCCGGTAGGTCCACCCGCACCTTCCACACCCCTCCTTCATACGCcgctgaaaagaaaagatgtagACCCATAGGAAGTACTGACATGATGCGCCACATATACAGATTTACAGTAAAGGGGTGAAATACTGCTAAATGACATTTAGTCAACTTCAGAGAGGCTCTTACATCCTGGGGGTCCATGGAACTTGACCACAAACTCATTGAGTCCACTGAGGATGGTGACCTCGTGTTTGCTCTCAATGCTGACGATGGATTAAGGAAAAGACAACGACAACAAAACGAAAAATAGAAGAGATGACAAATTAAGACacaatcaaacaacaaaaactaccTATCTTGTGCTGGTCAAAgttccattttctttctgtttccagACAGAGGCCTCACACATGATCTATAAGTgatcagagcaaatactgctgACAAAGGGGAAAAGCTCACTAAGCAACTAATACCTTGCACTCGGCACAAGATAATaactttttaaatgtgaagAGAGAGGTCAGTCTAAAAGCAGCCAAGGTAACAACTATAAGCTAGAATTAAGGTGGGACAGGAAGTAAGAAACTTAATTTCTTCGACTCACCAACTAACCACCAAAGATTAACTGAAAATAGCTAACATACTGGTAGATACTGGTAGCACAAACATCAGTACTGTAATAGGTCTACCAACTATCAAACATTGCAAGGATGTGCTATTTCTAAATAAATGTAGTCTCCACCATGCTAGCTGACTGTTAGCTTTCATCTGTTTCACAGGTCACTGACAGAATGTTGTGAAAGAAGAAAAGTTGAGTGTTCAATTCAATTGAGAAACTTCAGGTCTGGTATAACAACAGATGTGGACCACAAAAACCTCACAAGGAAGTGTCACAGCATTCTTCATGCTTGATTGCATAACTGCAAGGAGGCAAAAGACATGTAAGCATCTACCAgagtcactcagtcactcacTGAAAATTTTTTGCAAATCACTGAGCAGGAAGATACACAAACTCTAAATGTGCTGGAGTCctataaataaaagctgttcTTGATTTGTGCAATATGCATTGGCCTCTTATGCTATTCCCCGAGGTATGTCCATGGAAATCCAAGCATATGTTCATTCAAGTGAATGAGCATATGCTTGGGAAAACCTTTATTTGGCATAAGCTCACCAATCATTCTGGTTTATCTTCTGATCTAAATTGTGTTTACTATTTTCCagtttgtaaaatgtaatttccaTAACACTAGTTCAAGATATTAAAAAACACATGTTAAAATTCAAAATCTACTGACCAGCAGTCAGAAAAATGCAGTAAACTTGGTCCAGCCTGATATACAAGTATGTAATTATTCAATGTCAATGTTGgtacaataatattaataaagcaAGCAATAAACTGTGTCTGTGGTTGTTTCTTCCTTATAGACCTGATTGTGCATCCTTTGTTGAAATTTCAATCTTTTAATGATATGAAACACAGCACTGCTGTATTTTACTTAATAAActcataaattaaataaaatatgcgGATTGTTGTAATAAAGGGATGTAAAACAATAAAGCaaagtaaaaagtgaaaaatgataaaaattacTTTAACTCTTTTTGCTTCTAGACTCTTGACTGTAAAGGTTAAACTCTCTGAAACACTGAAACCTTCTGT
This region of Antennarius striatus isolate MH-2024 chromosome 4, ASM4005453v1, whole genome shotgun sequence genomic DNA includes:
- the LOC137593757 gene encoding ubiquitin-conjugating enzyme E2 H-like: MSSPSPGKRRMDTDVVKLIESKHEVTILSGLNEFVVKFHGPPGSAYEGGVWKVRVDLPDKYPFKSPSIGFMNKIFHPNIDEASGTVCLDVINQTWTALYDLTNIFESFLPQLLAYPNPIDPLNGDAAAMYLHRPEDYKHKIKEYIQRYATEEALKEQEEGGGDSSSESSMSDFSEDEAQDMEL